The nucleotide sequence CGCTGTTGATGTCTAAAGGTGTTTCTGCCGGTATTATTAATGCAAGTGGAGATATGAATACCTGGGGAAAACAACCAAATGGAGATGAATGGAAGGTTGCAATTACAAATCCGTTAAATAAAAATAAAGCGTTCGCATTGTTACCAATTAATGAAGGTGCAGTTGTAACTTCTGGTAATTATGAAAAGTATGTGAATTTTAATGGAAAGCAATATACGCACATCATAGATCCAAGAACTGGATATCCTTCCACCGGAATTATTAGTGCTACGGTGTTTGCTCCTAAAGCGGAATTGGCAGATGCTTTGGCAACGTCTGTATTTGTGATGGGGAAAGAAGTTGGTTTAAATAGGATCAATCAATTACCTCAAATAGAATGTATCATAATTGATGATAAAGGAAATATATTTACTTCAGAAAATATTAAAATAGATAAAAAATGATCAAGAGAATTTTATTCTGTTGTTTGATTGCGGGCTACTTTAGCTCCTGTACTGCGGTTAAGGAGTATGAAAAGGTAAAAATCAACGATCCAGACATGGTATTATCAACTAAAGGCGTTGATAGATTTGAAACAAATTTCCAGGCGTATAGAGAAGCTGCGGCAGGAGCTAATGGCGGAAAGACCGGTGGTGGTTGTGGTTGTAATTAAAATTTTAAAATGAAAAATAATTTATTGATAGGTTTGTTCGTGATCTCTTCTTCAATTGCTTTTGCACAAGATGGTGATTCTACAAAAACTTATAAGAAGAGAGTATTAGAGAATACAGAAGTAGATTTTTTAGCCAGTTATTATACGCAGGAAGGTGATAATGCTGCTGTAAGTGGTGGTATAGGTACAGAGCATCTTACCAATGTTACTCCCACTGTTGTGGTTTCTATACCTTTAAATGCAGATGATGTATTAACTATAGATGGAGAGGTATCTGCTTATACTTCGGCCTCGTCTAGCAATGTTAATCCATTTGATGGAGATCAGGCTGCAGATCCATTTGTGGCATCTACGGGAGCATCTTCTAGCGATACCTGGACAAATCTTACAGGAACCTTCACCCATAACTCAGATGATAGGAATGATATTTGGAGTGCTAAATTAGCGGTTTCTACAGAATATGATTATTTCTCACTAGGTTTAGGTGGAAGTTATACAAAGCTTTTTAATGAGAAGAATACAGAAGTTAGTGTTACTGCTAATGTCTATTTAGACAATTGGAAAACTATTTACCCCTATGAACTTAGACCTTTTGAAGATGGAG is from Gillisia sp. Hel1_33_143 and encodes:
- a CDS encoding DUF4266 domain-containing protein, with amino-acid sequence MIKRILFCCLIAGYFSSCTAVKEYEKVKINDPDMVLSTKGVDRFETNFQAYREAAAGANGGKTGGGCGCN